From a region of the Cucumis sativus cultivar 9930 chromosome 6, Cucumber_9930_V3, whole genome shotgun sequence genome:
- the LOC101209167 gene encoding mitochondrial inner membrane protease subunit 1, with product MAGLRKLARLKPIVNEALAGTIFVGKLFCGLHVINTYICTATFTYGPSMLPTLNLTGDFVLAERLSTRFGRVGVGDIVLVRSPENPRKVVGKRLIGMEGDSVTYVVDPKNSDWSETVVVPKGHVWIEGDNIYDSRDSRNFGAVPYSLLQGKIFWRIWPPKSFGQLEKRKSNETVL from the exons ATGGCGGGACTGAGAAAACTGGCGCGATTGAAACCCATAGTTAATGAAGCATTGGCCGGAACAATTTTTGTAGGGAAGTTATTCTGTGGCCTTCATGTCATCAACACTTACATCTGCACAGCCACTTTC ACCTACGGTCCCAGCATGCTTCCTACTCTTAACCTAACTGGTGATTTCGTCTTGGCCGAGCGACTCTCCACTCGCTTTGGCAGAGTCGGTGTTGGAGACATTGTCCTCGTTAGATCTCCTGAGAATCCTCGTAAAGTAGTGGGTAAGCGCTTGATTGGAATGGAGGGTGATTCTGTTACCTATGTTGTAGACCCGAAGAACAGTGATTGGAGCGAAACTGTTGTG GTTCCTAAGGGGCATGTTTGGATAGAGGGAGATAATATCTATGATTCGAGAGATTCAAGAAATTTTGGGGCCGTTCCATACAGTCTTCTACAAGGGAAAATATTTTGGAGG ATATGGCCACCAAAGAGTTTTGGACAGTTGGAGAAGAGAAAATCAAACGAGACAGTCTTATGA